The Anabaena sp. WA102 genome contains a region encoding:
- the plsX gene encoding phosphate acyltransferase PlsX has translation MGSTGVRIAIDAMGGDHAPTEIVAGALRAREELGVKILLVGDPQQIEAVMPPKTTMADLEIVPAEETIAMDEDPLNAVRRKRKSSINIAMDLVKNQQADAVFSAGHSGAAMASALLRLGRLPGIDRPAIGTVFPTIKAGKPVMILDVGANVDCRPKFLEQFAVMGSIYSQYVLGTDNPKIGLLNIGEEDTKGNEVVLRAHQLLRENTQINFTGNAEGRDVLSGEFDVIVCDGFVGNILLKFAEAVGGVILQILREELPQGIHGQIGTAILKPNLKRVKQRMDHAEHGGALLLGVSGICFIGHGSSQAPSIFSAIRMAKEAVDNQVLERLQSQYQILQNESS, from the coding sequence ATGGGATCGACTGGTGTAAGGATCGCAATTGACGCAATGGGGGGAGATCATGCACCCACTGAGATCGTCGCCGGCGCACTGCGGGCGCGAGAAGAATTGGGTGTAAAAATATTACTGGTTGGAGATCCCCAACAAATCGAGGCTGTAATGCCGCCAAAGACAACTATGGCGGATTTGGAGATTGTTCCTGCCGAGGAAACGATCGCTATGGATGAAGATCCTCTCAACGCAGTTAGACGCAAGCGGAAATCTTCCATCAACATAGCGATGGATTTAGTCAAAAATCAACAGGCAGATGCTGTATTTTCTGCTGGACACTCTGGGGCAGCTATGGCATCAGCTTTGCTGCGATTAGGCAGATTACCGGGAATTGACCGCCCAGCAATTGGCACAGTATTCCCCACCATCAAAGCCGGCAAGCCAGTAATGATCCTGGATGTTGGTGCTAATGTAGACTGTCGCCCTAAATTTTTAGAGCAGTTTGCAGTTATGGGTTCAATTTACAGTCAGTATGTTTTGGGAACCGACAATCCCAAGATAGGTTTATTGAATATTGGCGAAGAAGATACTAAAGGTAACGAAGTAGTTCTTCGCGCCCACCAATTGTTACGGGAAAATACTCAAATTAATTTTACTGGTAATGCTGAAGGGCGTGATGTATTATCTGGTGAATTTGATGTGATTGTTTGCGACGGCTTTGTGGGTAATATTTTATTAAAATTTGCCGAAGCAGTTGGGGGCGTAATTCTACAAATTCTTCGAGAAGAACTACCCCAAGGGATACACGGTCAAATCGGTACAGCGATTTTAAAACCTAATCTGAAGCGCGTTAAACAACGCATGGATCATGCTGAACACGGAGGAGCTTTGCTTCTGGGTGTCAGCGGTATTTGTTTTATTGGTCATGGTAGTTCCCAAGCACCATCTATTTTTAGTGCCATTCGCATGGCTAAAGAAGCCGTAGATAATCAGGTGCTAGAAAGACTCCAATCCCAATATCAAATTCTCCAAAATGAAAGTAGTTAG